Proteins from a single region of Stutzerimonas stutzeri:
- the ctaD gene encoding cytochrome c oxidase subunit I, translating to MNPTQKSGAPAANLEQMQDEFDKVWGNPRGWRALTIVNHTSIGLRFLVTGAFFFLVGGLLAMLIRTQLALPGYELMEPDVYNQVFTMHGTVMMFLFAVPMMEGLAVYLIPKMIGARDLVFPRLSALGYYCYLFGGLILLSSIFLDVAPKAGWFMYTPLSSSAHTPGVNSDFWLLGITFVEISAVSAGVELVVSILRTRTNGMALHKMPLYAWYILVMAMMIVVGFPPLILGSILLELERAAGMPFFDVARGGDPVLWQHLFWLFGHPEVYIIFLPGAGIVSTLIPVFCQRPLVGYRWVVLGVLTTGFISFGLWVHHMFTVGIPQLATTFFSAASMLVAIPTGVQIFAWLATLWLGKPVYKVPMLWLVGFLIVFVAGGLTGVMLALVPFDWQVHDTHFVVAHMHYVLVGGMVFPLMAGLYYWLPHFSGRMPSEKLGRWGFWLFFIGFNVTFLIMHWTGLIGMPRRVYTYDTGLGWDMPNLVSSIGSFIMAVGVATILLDIILHFRFGVRAPKNPWNADTLEWATSLPPSAYNFVSLPDVTDRHPLWKDPDLPDSIARGEHALTVIDQGRRETWGSDPLTGKVREIIHLPGNSWLPFIASVFLAALCLSLLNKAYILAIIATVATLIVLLRWSWENGAHPAAAPDAHTQPGEPPLHSRTFDGPGLWGMGVTLLANGALYLSLLFGWFYLWTVSPQWKVPDSDLNGWLMFASALLLSAGTFWLHRLIKRLRAGTHCGLMGQLAVLAIVAFVQSAMLLWMMLSAGLAPTETAHDAVIFVMLAYNLIHCTLAAVLTALQAWRVSLGYVGDKAPYEPIVVEQLWYYNLGVLWVSYAAVVLFPATWGGA from the coding sequence ATGAATCCGACTCAAAAGAGTGGCGCGCCCGCAGCCAATCTCGAACAGATGCAAGACGAATTCGACAAGGTGTGGGGCAACCCGCGCGGCTGGCGCGCGCTGACCATCGTCAATCACACCAGCATCGGCTTGCGCTTTCTGGTCACCGGCGCCTTCTTCTTTCTGGTGGGCGGACTGCTGGCGATGCTGATCCGCACCCAGCTCGCCTTGCCCGGCTATGAGCTGATGGAGCCGGACGTCTACAACCAGGTCTTCACCATGCACGGCACGGTGATGATGTTCCTCTTCGCGGTACCCATGATGGAGGGGCTGGCGGTCTACCTGATCCCGAAGATGATCGGCGCCCGCGACCTGGTCTTTCCGAGGCTTTCTGCCCTTGGCTACTACTGCTACCTGTTCGGCGGGCTGATCCTGCTGTCGAGCATCTTTCTCGACGTCGCGCCCAAGGCCGGCTGGTTCATGTACACGCCACTATCCAGCTCGGCCCATACGCCGGGGGTAAACTCGGATTTCTGGCTGCTGGGAATCACCTTCGTCGAGATTTCCGCGGTATCGGCCGGTGTCGAGCTGGTGGTATCGATCCTGCGCACGCGCACCAACGGCATGGCGCTGCACAAGATGCCGCTGTATGCGTGGTACATCCTGGTGATGGCGATGATGATCGTGGTCGGCTTTCCGCCACTGATCCTGGGCTCCATCCTGCTGGAACTGGAACGCGCAGCGGGTATGCCGTTCTTCGATGTCGCCCGCGGTGGCGATCCGGTGCTCTGGCAGCACCTGTTCTGGCTGTTCGGCCACCCGGAGGTGTACATCATCTTCCTGCCCGGCGCCGGCATCGTTTCCACGCTGATTCCGGTGTTTTGCCAGCGCCCGCTGGTGGGCTACCGCTGGGTCGTGCTCGGCGTACTGACCACAGGCTTCATCAGTTTCGGGCTGTGGGTACACCACATGTTCACGGTCGGCATACCACAGCTAGCCACGACGTTCTTCTCGGCGGCCAGCATGTTGGTTGCAATTCCCACCGGGGTGCAGATCTTCGCTTGGCTGGCGACGCTTTGGCTGGGCAAGCCGGTGTACAAGGTGCCAATGCTCTGGCTGGTGGGCTTTCTCATCGTCTTCGTCGCCGGCGGCCTGACCGGTGTGATGCTGGCACTCGTGCCGTTCGATTGGCAGGTACACGACACCCACTTCGTGGTCGCACACATGCACTACGTGCTGGTGGGCGGCATGGTCTTTCCACTGATGGCCGGCTTGTATTACTGGTTGCCGCACTTCTCAGGACGCATGCCATCGGAAAAGCTCGGGCGCTGGGGCTTCTGGCTGTTCTTCATCGGTTTCAACGTGACCTTCCTGATCATGCACTGGACCGGCCTGATCGGCATGCCGCGCAGGGTCTACACTTATGACACGGGCCTGGGCTGGGACATGCCCAACCTGGTTTCCTCCATCGGCAGCTTCATCATGGCGGTGGGTGTCGCCACCATTCTGCTGGACATCATCCTGCACTTCCGCTTCGGCGTCCGCGCACCGAAAAATCCCTGGAACGCCGATACACTCGAGTGGGCCACCAGTCTGCCGCCCAGCGCCTACAACTTCGTCAGCCTGCCTGATGTGACGGACCGTCATCCGCTGTGGAAAGACCCGGACCTGCCCGACAGCATCGCCCGCGGCGAACATGCGTTGACGGTAATCGACCAGGGCCGACGGGAGACCTGGGGCAGTGATCCGCTGACAGGCAAGGTGCGCGAGATCATCCACCTCCCAGGCAATAGCTGGCTGCCGTTCATCGCCTCGGTGTTCCTCGCTGCGCTTTGCCTGAGCCTGCTGAACAAGGCCTATATCCTCGCGATCATCGCGACCGTCGCCACATTGATCGTGCTGCTGCGCTGGTCCTGGGAAAACGGCGCTCATCCGGCCGCCGCACCGGACGCTCATACACAGCCTGGAGAGCCACCGCTGCACTCACGCACCTTTGACGGCCCGGGCCTGTGGGGTATGGGCGTAACACTGCTGGCCAACGGTGCGCTGTATCTGTCGCTGCTATTCGGCTGGTTCTATCTGTGGACCGTTTCGCCGCAATGGAAAGTGCCGGACAGCGACCTGAATGGTTGGCTGATGTTCGCCAGCGCACTGTTGCTGAGTGCCGGCACGTTTTGGCTGCATCGGCTGATCAAGCGCCTGCGCGCCGGTACGCATTGCGGGCTGATGGGGCAACTTGCCGTGTTGGCGATCGTGGCCTTCGTTCAATCGGCGATGCTGCTCTGGATGATGCTGTCGGCCGGCCTGGCGCCGACCGAAACCGCGCACGATGCCGTGATTTTCGTGATGCTGGCCTACAACCTGATTCACTGCACGCTGGCCGCCGTGCTGACCGCCCTGCAGGCCTGGCGGGTCAGTCTAGGGTACGTAGGTGATAAAGCGCCGTACGAGCCCATCGTGGTCGAGCAGCTCTGGTACTACAACTTGGGTGTGCTGTGGGTCAGCTATGCGGCAGTCGTGTTGTTCCCGGCGACCTGGGGAGGTGCCTGA
- a CDS encoding cytochrome c oxidase assembly protein → MPVSPLQIRFSPTLALAAILTPAPAHAHGLFDAHILERAPLLLTAILVAAAWLLYVLGARKVPPRRSEALCFHSAMLLVVLAVFGPIDDWAENSTSWHMTQHMLFIIVIAPLWALARPLPQWRGITGRFAQPVWTGILRAGRYPTLLALLHGAIIWIWHTPKLYVLALDNLWWHAFEHACFLFTGWLFWWSALRANPKQVPQALMAVLLTLMHTGLLGALLTFGTVSFYGEGRSVEDQQLAGLIMWVPGGLIYLIGGGWIAWRWLTRMWRRQQTGDVRKELS, encoded by the coding sequence ATGCCTGTAAGCCCGCTGCAGATCCGCTTCTCACCGACCTTGGCGCTGGCGGCAATTCTCACTCCCGCACCGGCTCATGCCCATGGTTTGTTCGACGCCCACATTCTCGAGCGCGCGCCTTTGCTGCTCACTGCGATTCTGGTCGCAGCTGCCTGGCTGCTGTATGTACTAGGCGCCCGCAAGGTACCGCCACGGCGCAGCGAAGCCCTCTGCTTTCACAGTGCCATGCTGTTGGTCGTGCTAGCCGTCTTCGGCCCCATCGACGACTGGGCGGAAAACAGCACCAGCTGGCACATGACCCAGCACATGCTGTTCATCATTGTGATCGCTCCGTTATGGGCGCTGGCTCGCCCGCTGCCGCAATGGCGTGGGATCACCGGGCGTTTCGCCCAACCGGTGTGGACCGGCATCCTGCGTGCAGGACGCTATCCGACCCTGCTGGCATTGCTGCACGGAGCGATCATCTGGATCTGGCACACACCGAAACTCTACGTGCTGGCGCTGGACAACCTCTGGTGGCATGCCTTCGAGCACGCCTGTTTCCTGTTCACCGGTTGGCTATTCTGGTGGTCGGCACTACGCGCCAATCCAAAGCAGGTACCGCAGGCGCTGATGGCCGTATTGCTGACGCTGATGCACACCGGTCTGCTGGGCGCCCTGCTCACCTTCGGCACCGTCTCGTTCTACGGCGAAGGTCGCTCGGTCGAGGACCAGCAACTGGCCGGGCTGATAATGTGGGTGCCGGGCGGGCTGATCTACCTGATTGGCGGCGGCTGGATCGCCTGGCGCTGGCTGACCCGCATGTGGCGGCGCCAGCAAACGGGCGACGTGCGAAAGGAGTTGAGCTAA
- the coxB gene encoding cytochrome c oxidase subunit II, whose translation MARDVANVWWAMFGFSVVVLLVVSALWIYAMLRRPRTHTAEEAKRINRRWIIGGGLILPTVTIIALLAFGIPTGRGMLPLPVEGEQPLRIQVIGHQWWWEVRYPESGVVTANQFILPVDRPVDVEVTSADVIHSFWVPRLGGKLDMVPGRTNTLRLQASQTGVFRGQCSEFCGSQHAHMILHVEALESEAFAGWIESRTDLQHQPPTGPAGQIFNERCSQCHRVSGVSEGNRAPDLSDLATRPTLGAGVIANDSEGLRRWLSDHQSLKHGNAMPRHDDIPEETLGQLADWLETLAP comes from the coding sequence ATGGCCCGCGACGTGGCGAACGTCTGGTGGGCGATGTTCGGCTTTTCCGTGGTGGTGCTGCTGGTAGTGAGCGCGCTGTGGATCTACGCGATGCTGCGCCGCCCGCGAACGCACACCGCCGAAGAAGCCAAACGGATCAATCGTCGCTGGATCATCGGCGGCGGCCTGATCCTGCCCACCGTCACCATCATCGCCCTGCTGGCGTTCGGCATTCCCACCGGGCGCGGCATGCTGCCGTTGCCGGTCGAAGGCGAGCAACCATTGCGCATCCAGGTCATCGGCCATCAATGGTGGTGGGAGGTGCGCTACCCGGAAAGCGGCGTGGTAACGGCCAACCAGTTCATTCTGCCGGTCGACCGACCGGTAGACGTCGAAGTCACCAGCGCCGACGTGATTCACTCGTTCTGGGTGCCGCGTCTGGGCGGCAAGCTGGACATGGTTCCCGGCCGGACGAATACCCTGCGCCTGCAGGCATCGCAGACCGGCGTGTTCCGCGGGCAGTGCTCGGAATTCTGCGGCAGCCAGCACGCCCATATGATTCTGCACGTGGAGGCTTTGGAATCCGAGGCGTTTGCGGGCTGGATCGAAAGCCGTACAGACCTCCAACACCAACCACCGACAGGCCCCGCCGGCCAGATTTTCAATGAGCGCTGCAGCCAATGCCACCGCGTGAGTGGCGTCAGTGAGGGCAACCGCGCCCCAGACCTGAGCGATCTCGCGACCCGCCCCACATTGGGTGCAGGTGTGATCGCCAACGACAGTGAAGGCCTGCGGCGCTGGCTGAGCGATCACCAGAGCCTCAAACACGGCAACGCGATGCCCCGGCACGACGACATTCCCGAAGAAACCCTCGGCCAGCTTGCCGACTGGCTGGAGACCCTAGCTCCATGA
- the tusA gene encoding sulfurtransferase TusA — MTQSAEMSVDAILDASGLNCPEPVMMLHNKVRDLAGGALLKVIATDPSTQRDIPKFCIFLGHDLVEQQETAGTYLYWIRKKSG; from the coding sequence ATGACTCAATCAGCTGAAATGTCTGTCGATGCCATACTCGATGCCAGCGGCCTGAATTGCCCCGAGCCGGTGATGATGCTGCACAACAAAGTGCGTGATCTTGCCGGTGGCGCGTTGCTCAAGGTTATCGCTACCGACCCCTCGACACAGCGCGATATTCCCAAGTTCTGCATTTTCCTTGGCCACGACCTGGTCGAACAGCAGGAAACTGCGGGCACTTACCTCTACTGGATTCGCAAGAAGAGCGGGTGA
- a CDS encoding DUF2231 domain-containing protein, translated as MATERESINSNAAIAGHPLHPMMIHFPVAALIGLVPADLAYLWTLDEFWWRAGLWLSGVGAIGGWIASVAGVIDLVTVQQIRRKVTAWCHAILAVMMLSLASLNWLLRYQGMDRGDGDAMWGLYLSLLTAVLISLAAFLGGRLVYEHAVGVDVEGDGP; from the coding sequence ATGGCCACAGAACGCGAGTCGATCAACAGCAACGCCGCCATTGCCGGCCATCCGCTGCACCCGATGATGATTCACTTCCCCGTCGCGGCGTTGATCGGCCTGGTGCCGGCGGATCTCGCCTACCTGTGGACGCTTGACGAATTCTGGTGGCGCGCTGGCCTCTGGCTTTCCGGTGTGGGTGCGATCGGCGGCTGGATCGCCAGCGTCGCCGGCGTGATTGATCTGGTCACCGTGCAGCAGATTCGCCGCAAGGTGACCGCGTGGTGCCATGCGATCCTGGCGGTGATGATGCTTTCCCTGGCCTCGCTGAACTGGCTGTTGCGCTACCAGGGCATGGATCGCGGTGACGGCGATGCCATGTGGGGTCTCTACCTGTCGCTGCTGACCGCCGTGCTGATCTCGCTGGCGGCCTTTCTCGGCGGGCGCCTGGTCTACGAGCACGCGGTTGGTGTGGACGTTGAAGGTGATGGGCCGTAA
- a CDS encoding CopD family protein: MPLLKLLHFAALLCWCGSLLYLPALIAAGTKRSDQLFYRDHAHLTRMVFTLISTPAALLAIGSGTALFLRDGTLAGWLIMKLTVVTAMALCHALCGVLVLRIEREPERGVTYQCITLGVMVPVLIALTLWLVLAKPF, encoded by the coding sequence ATGCCCTTGCTCAAACTGCTGCACTTCGCTGCCCTGCTCTGCTGGTGCGGCTCGCTGCTTTATCTCCCGGCGCTGATCGCGGCGGGCACCAAGCGTAGCGATCAGCTCTTCTACCGTGACCATGCACACCTCACCCGCATGGTCTTCACCCTCATCAGCACCCCGGCTGCGCTGCTGGCGATCGGCTCCGGCACGGCGCTGTTCCTGCGCGACGGCACGCTGGCAGGCTGGCTGATCATGAAGCTCACGGTGGTGACGGCGATGGCGCTCTGTCATGCGCTGTGCGGCGTTCTCGTCCTGCGCATCGAACGCGAGCCGGAGCGTGGCGTCACATACCAGTGCATCACCTTGGGCGTGATGGTGCCCGTGCTGATCGCCCTGACTCTGTGGCTGGTGCTGGCCAAGCCCTTCTGA
- a CDS encoding ion transporter yields MDNDSLKAMDWRERLYVIIFFTNTPAGKRFDTWLLVIIMTSLVVVMLDSIASFNERHGQLLTNLEWAFTAIFALEYVVRIYTHPEPRKYIFSFYGAIDLLSVLPAFIALMLPDAQYLLVVRIVRMLRIFRVLKLTPYLSQANFLLVALQGSRQKIIVFLVSVTTLIIVYGTLMYVIEGPGNGFTSIPISIYWAVVTLTTVGFGDIVPHTPLGKALATMVMITGYSIIAVPTGIFTAELANAMRQDSLRHSCPTCDKLTHEPNAAFCSRCGSQLFERREGEARD; encoded by the coding sequence ATGGATAACGACTCCTTGAAAGCGATGGACTGGCGAGAGCGTCTATACGTCATCATTTTTTTCACCAATACACCGGCCGGCAAGCGCTTCGACACCTGGCTTTTGGTGATCATCATGACCAGCCTGGTGGTGGTGATGCTCGACAGCATCGCCTCGTTCAATGAGCGACATGGCCAGTTGCTGACCAATCTGGAGTGGGCCTTCACGGCAATATTTGCCCTGGAATACGTAGTGCGGATTTACACGCACCCCGAACCACGCAAGTACATTTTCAGCTTTTACGGTGCCATCGATTTACTGTCGGTGCTGCCCGCTTTCATTGCCCTGATGCTGCCTGACGCGCAGTACTTGCTGGTGGTGCGCATCGTCCGCATGCTGCGAATATTTCGCGTACTCAAGCTCACTCCGTACCTGAGCCAAGCCAACTTCCTGCTAGTAGCACTGCAGGGCAGTCGGCAGAAGATCATCGTCTTCCTCGTCAGCGTAACCACCCTGATCATCGTTTACGGCACGCTGATGTATGTGATCGAAGGGCCAGGCAATGGCTTCACCAGCATTCCGATAAGCATCTACTGGGCGGTGGTCACACTGACCACGGTCGGCTTCGGCGATATCGTTCCGCATACGCCGTTGGGCAAGGCGCTGGCGACGATGGTGATGATCACTGGTTATTCGATCATCGCCGTGCCGACCGGCATCTTCACCGCCGAGCTGGCGAATGCCATGCGCCAGGACAGCCTGCGCCACAGCTGCCCGACCTGCGACAAGCTCACCCATGAGCCCAATGCGGCCTTCTGCAGTCGCTGCGGCAGCCAGCTGTTCGAGCGACGCGAAGGCGAGGCGCGCGACTGA
- the rlmM gene encoding 23S rRNA (cytidine(2498)-2'-O)-methyltransferase RlmM, whose translation MNTLLLHCRPGFEGEVCSEISEHAAVLEVAGYAKARPESACAEFVCSESGGAERLMRKLRFAELIFPRQWARGEYLQLPETDRISVLLEYLGNYPVCSGLWLEVLDTNDGKELSNFCRKFEAPLRKALLKAGRLDEQGKGPRLLLTFKSGREVFVGIAEAHNSALWPMGIPRLKFPRQAPSRSTLKLEEAWHHFIPRDQWDARLAAGMTGVDLGAAPGGWTWQLVNRHIKVSAVDNGPMNPELMDSGLVEHFRADGFTFRPRKPVNWMVCDIVEKPARNAALLETWIGEGLCREAVVNLKLPMKQRYAEVKRLLERIADGLAARGVKASIGCKQLYHDREEVTCHLRRL comes from the coding sequence ATGAACACATTGCTGCTGCATTGCCGACCCGGCTTCGAGGGCGAGGTCTGCTCGGAAATCAGCGAACACGCCGCCGTGCTCGAAGTCGCCGGCTACGCCAAGGCGCGTCCGGAGAGCGCCTGCGCCGAGTTCGTATGCAGCGAAAGCGGGGGCGCCGAGCGCTTGATGCGCAAGCTACGGTTTGCTGAGCTTATCTTTCCCCGGCAATGGGCACGCGGTGAATACCTGCAACTTCCTGAAACGGATCGCATCAGCGTATTGCTGGAGTACCTGGGGAATTACCCGGTCTGCAGCGGGCTGTGGCTGGAAGTGCTGGATACCAACGACGGCAAGGAGCTATCCAACTTTTGCCGCAAATTCGAGGCGCCGCTGCGCAAGGCGCTGCTCAAGGCCGGCCGGCTCGATGAGCAGGGCAAAGGCCCGCGACTGCTACTGACCTTCAAGAGCGGCCGTGAGGTATTCGTCGGCATCGCCGAGGCCCATAACAGCGCGCTGTGGCCTATGGGCATACCGCGGCTGAAATTTCCGCGCCAGGCGCCAAGCCGCTCCACGCTCAAGCTGGAGGAGGCCTGGCATCATTTCATTCCGCGCGATCAATGGGATGCGCGATTGGCTGCGGGCATGACCGGGGTTGATCTCGGCGCGGCTCCCGGCGGCTGGACCTGGCAGCTGGTCAACCGGCACATAAAGGTCAGCGCAGTGGACAACGGCCCGATGAATCCCGAGCTGATGGATTCCGGTCTGGTGGAGCATTTCCGTGCGGATGGTTTCACGTTTCGGCCGCGCAAACCGGTGAACTGGATGGTCTGCGATATCGTAGAAAAACCGGCGCGCAATGCGGCTTTGCTGGAAACCTGGATCGGCGAAGGCCTGTGCCGCGAAGCGGTGGTAAACCTCAAGCTGCCGATGAAGCAGCGTTATGCGGAGGTGAAACGGTTGCTTGAGCGCATCGCCGATGGGCTGGCTGCGCGTGGCGTCAAGGCGAGTATTGGCTGCAAGCAGCTGTATCACGATCGGGAGGAGGTGACCTGTCATCTGCGACGCCTCTGA
- the moaA gene encoding GTP 3',8-cyclase MoaA, producing MPDSQLVDPFGRRITYLRLSVTDRCDFRCTYCMSEDMVFAPRAQILTLEELYAVADAFISLGVKRIRVTGGEPLVRKGLTGLLARLGARSELEDLAITTNGSQLPVLAAALHDAGVNRLNISLDSLKRERFAELTRRDMLHQVVQGIDAAIDAGFSRIKLNSVIQKGRNDDEVLDLVNFAVERGLDISFIEEMPLGNVSSHEREITFCSSEEVRERIEAGHQLVRSSHTTGGPSRYWQVAGTDTQVGFISPHSNNFCGSCNRVRVTAEGKLVLCLGHEGALDLKSLMRRYPGDSERLRNALVNALQLKPEKHHFRTDEQVQVVRFMSMTGG from the coding sequence ATGCCCGATTCCCAGTTGGTCGACCCGTTCGGCCGGCGCATCACCTACCTGAGGTTGTCGGTAACCGATCGCTGTGATTTCCGCTGCACTTATTGCATGAGCGAAGACATGGTCTTCGCTCCCCGCGCGCAGATCCTTACCCTCGAAGAGCTTTATGCGGTAGCCGATGCCTTCATCAGTCTCGGCGTTAAACGTATCCGCGTAACCGGCGGCGAGCCGCTGGTGCGCAAGGGCCTCACCGGGCTGTTGGCGCGATTAGGCGCACGTAGCGAACTGGAAGACCTGGCCATTACCACCAACGGCTCACAGCTGCCGGTACTGGCAGCTGCTTTGCATGATGCTGGCGTGAATCGGCTGAACATCAGCCTGGATTCACTCAAGCGTGAACGGTTCGCCGAACTGACGCGCCGCGACATGCTCCATCAGGTCGTCCAAGGCATCGATGCGGCAATCGATGCCGGTTTCAGTCGGATCAAGCTAAACAGCGTGATCCAGAAAGGCCGGAATGATGACGAGGTGCTGGATTTGGTGAATTTCGCCGTCGAGCGAGGGCTGGACATCAGCTTCATCGAAGAAATGCCGCTGGGCAACGTTTCCAGTCACGAGCGTGAAATTACCTTTTGCTCCAGCGAAGAGGTGCGCGAGCGTATAGAAGCAGGCCATCAGCTGGTGCGCAGCAGCCACACCACCGGCGGACCTTCACGCTATTGGCAGGTCGCGGGAACCGACACCCAGGTCGGCTTCATTTCGCCGCACAGCAATAACTTCTGTGGCAGCTGCAACCGCGTACGTGTGACCGCGGAGGGCAAGCTGGTGCTCTGCCTGGGGCATGAGGGTGCGCTTGACCTTAAAAGCCTGATGCGCCGTTATCCCGGTGACAGCGAGAGGCTGCGCAATGCTCTGGTGAACGCGTTGCAGCTCAAGCCGGAGAAGCACCACTTCCGCACCGATGAGCAGGTTCAGGTGGTGCGTTTCATGAGCATGACGGGCGGTTAG